From the Lewinellaceae bacterium genome, one window contains:
- a CDS encoding TIGR01777 family protein — MQKKVLLAGGSGLIGRQIRKELQAKGYHVCILSRGKSQPGQGIYHWDPFQGIIDPEALSGCYGVINLAGAAMVRWPWTTSRKQLLVDSRVRSTAFLIDQILRSKQYPEVFINGSASGYYPDRNDEWLREDTAPDDDFLGKTCALWEAALTDREPLPFRTCIVRTGLVTSYRGGIYPLITMSMHLKIAGYLGRGEMYYSWIHIEDMARLMIFLLENKNSSGSYNGTSPQPLTMKSWVQAMGRQKKTWITIRIPAWIIRLFTGSFADILLKGGRLSADKIQREGFKFRWTDWPAAIRDLESRKI; from the coding sequence ATGCAAAAAAAAGTTTTACTGGCGGGAGGTTCGGGATTGATAGGCCGTCAAATCAGGAAGGAATTGCAGGCCAAAGGATACCACGTATGTATTCTTTCCCGGGGAAAAAGCCAGCCCGGACAAGGCATTTATCATTGGGATCCGTTTCAAGGGATTATCGATCCGGAAGCGTTGTCCGGATGTTACGGGGTCATCAATCTGGCCGGTGCTGCCATGGTCCGCTGGCCGTGGACCACCTCTCGGAAGCAATTGCTGGTCGATAGCCGAGTCCGGTCTACGGCATTTTTGATAGACCAGATACTCCGTAGTAAACAGTACCCTGAAGTTTTTATCAATGGATCCGCCAGCGGCTATTATCCGGACCGAAATGATGAATGGCTGCGGGAAGATACCGCCCCGGATGATGATTTTTTAGGAAAGACCTGTGCGCTGTGGGAAGCTGCCTTAACGGACCGTGAACCACTTCCATTTCGTACCTGTATCGTACGCACCGGTTTGGTGACCAGTTACCGTGGAGGAATTTACCCCCTGATCACAATGAGCATGCATCTTAAGATTGCCGGGTATTTAGGGCGCGGTGAGATGTATTATTCCTGGATCCACATTGAGGATATGGCGCGACTGATGATTTTTTTATTGGAAAATAAGAACTCATCCGGATCCTATAACGGCACCAGTCCTCAGCCGCTTACCATGAAATCGTGGGTTCAGGCTATGGGCAGGCAGAAAAAAACCTGGATTACGATACGTATTCCGGCATGGATCATTCGGCTATTTACCGGCTCTTTTGCCGACATCTTACTTAAAGGGGGACGCCTGTCCGCGGACAAAATCCAAAGGGAAGGGTTCAAATTCCGGTGGACAGACTGGCCGGCAGCCATCAGGGATTTGGAATCAAGGAAGATCTAG
- a CDS encoding phosphoheptose isomerase: MSQESKSLKPIYNEKGEALSPILPPEIKNFLIDIDGTICDDVPNEEPERMRTVPPYPDALEVINRWFDEGHIITFFTSRTEEHRAITQVWLQEYGFKYHHLLMNKPRGGNYHWIDNHIVRATRFKGKFTDLVTKVAEIEVFDHD; encoded by the coding sequence ATGAGTCAAGAGAGCAAGAGTCTGAAACCGATATACAACGAAAAAGGAGAAGCATTAAGCCCCATCTTGCCCCCGGAAATAAAGAATTTTTTGATTGATATCGATGGGACCATTTGCGATGACGTTCCTAACGAAGAACCGGAACGCATGCGGACAGTGCCACCGTACCCGGATGCACTGGAGGTGATCAACCGCTGGTTTGATGAAGGTCATATCATTACATTTTTTACCTCCAGAACGGAAGAACACCGTGCCATCACCCAGGTTTGGCTGCAGGAATACGGATTCAAATACCATCATCTGCTGATGAATAAGCCCCGTGGCGGCAACTACCACTGGATCGATAACCACATCGTACGGGCCACCCGTTTCAAAGGGAAATTTACCGATCTGGTTACCAAGGTAGCAGAGATCGAGGTTTTTGATCACGACTAG
- a CDS encoding endo alpha-1,4 polygalactosaminidase codes for MSCQTKYYLLLLLILFVQCSKEEQESAAATEMQSLVKEISAYTKNRQPGFNIIPQNGMELAFVDLDPNGALEQDYLDAVDAFGIESLYYEGSRMEDMERVSEAKSLAKHKPVFVAEYIDDPNAYTAALQINKGLGFIPFIRTSDNYDYQYIPSALEDENARNILEMEDARNFLYLISTDAFSAKDDMLSAIANTNYDLVLIDLFFNDAPLTTEDLARIRFKANAGRRLLVAYVNIGAAENYRYYWQSDWKRGKPSWLKKNYPGYPDEIYVEFWNEAWKEILFGNGDAYLDRIIDAGFDGAYLDNVEAYYFLYHN; via the coding sequence ATGTCCTGCCAAACCAAGTATTATTTACTCCTTTTACTGATCCTTTTTGTCCAGTGTTCCAAAGAAGAACAGGAGTCGGCGGCAGCCACTGAAATGCAATCGCTGGTGAAAGAGATCAGCGCTTATACCAAAAACAGGCAACCCGGATTTAACATCATTCCACAAAATGGGATGGAGCTTGCATTTGTTGATCTTGATCCCAATGGCGCGTTGGAACAGGATTATCTGGACGCTGTTGATGCTTTTGGTATTGAGTCACTGTACTACGAAGGGTCCCGGATGGAAGATATGGAACGGGTAAGCGAAGCGAAATCGCTGGCGAAGCATAAACCGGTCTTTGTCGCAGAATACATTGATGATCCTAATGCCTATACAGCAGCATTACAGATAAATAAAGGGCTGGGATTTATACCTTTCATCCGCACCAGTGACAATTACGATTACCAGTACATTCCTTCGGCATTGGAAGATGAAAACGCCCGGAATATCCTGGAGATGGAGGACGCGCGCAATTTCCTTTACCTGATCAGCACAGATGCATTCAGCGCCAAGGATGATATGCTCAGTGCCATCGCGAATACCAATTATGATCTGGTATTGATCGACCTCTTTTTTAATGATGCTCCGTTAACCACTGAGGACCTGGCCAGAATCCGTTTCAAGGCCAATGCGGGGCGACGGCTATTGGTGGCCTACGTAAACATAGGAGCAGCGGAAAACTATCGTTATTACTGGCAATCGGACTGGAAACGCGGCAAACCTTCCTGGTTGAAGAAAAACTATCCAGGCTATCCGGATGAGATTTATGTCGAGTTCTGGAATGAAGCCTGGAAAGAAATCTTATTTGGCAACGGTGATGCTTATCTGGATCGCATCATCGATGCAGGATTTGATGGCGCCTATCTGGACAATGTGGAAGCTTATTATTTCCTGTATCACAATTAG
- a CDS encoding SMP-30/gluconolactonase/LRE family protein — translation MKISNKTHLLLFLFAITNVKAQDITGTATNLVAQGAALTPASQEYTFTEGPAVDRKGDVYFTDQPNDRILKWSKKYGLEVWMQPSGRANGLYFDDQGNLLACADEHNQLWKINPQKQVSVLIDRYEGKLLNGPNDLWIDPKGGIYFTDPFYKRDYWDHSEKEIEQECVYYLAPDAAKPRVVDADYQRPNGIIGTPDGKKLYVADIQGSKINVYDIDRNGDLKNRRSFAPMGSDGMTLDNQGNVYVTGDGVTVFNPAGEQILHISVPEQWTANVTFGGKKEKTLFITAMKSLYTLDMNVHGVRWHHQ, via the coding sequence ATGAAGATTTCAAATAAAACACATCTTTTATTGTTCCTCTTTGCAATTACAAATGTAAAAGCCCAGGATATCACTGGAACCGCCACCAACCTGGTAGCTCAGGGCGCTGCTCTGACCCCCGCATCCCAGGAATATACCTTCACGGAAGGGCCGGCGGTGGACCGCAAAGGTGACGTTTATTTTACCGACCAACCCAATGACCGGATCCTGAAATGGAGCAAAAAGTACGGGCTGGAGGTGTGGATGCAGCCATCCGGCCGGGCCAATGGATTGTATTTCGACGACCAGGGCAATTTACTGGCTTGTGCCGATGAGCACAATCAATTGTGGAAGATCAATCCCCAAAAACAGGTGTCGGTGTTGATCGATCGTTACGAGGGTAAATTGCTCAACGGGCCTAATGACCTCTGGATCGATCCGAAAGGGGGCATCTATTTTACCGATCCATTTTATAAAAGAGATTATTGGGATCACAGTGAGAAAGAGATCGAACAGGAATGCGTCTATTATCTGGCGCCGGATGCAGCCAAACCCCGCGTTGTTGATGCTGACTATCAGCGGCCGAATGGCATCATCGGCACACCGGATGGCAAGAAGCTTTATGTGGCTGATATACAGGGTAGCAAAATTAACGTGTACGACATTGACCGTAACGGAGATCTGAAAAACCGTCGTTCCTTTGCACCGATGGGCTCCGATGGCATGACGCTCGATAATCAGGGCAATGTTTACGTCACCGGAGACGGTGTGACCGTGTTTAACCCGGCCGGCGAACAGATCCTGCACATCAGCGTGCCTGAACAATGGACTGCGAATGTGACCTTTGGAGGGAAGAAGGAAAAGACGCTTTTTATTACGGCCATGAAGTCTCTGTACACCCTGGATATGAATGTCCATGGCGTGCGCTGGCACCATCAGTAG